The Alosa alosa isolate M-15738 ecotype Scorff River chromosome 8, AALO_Geno_1.1, whole genome shotgun sequence genome contains the following window.
AACACTTCGAGATGAAGAGAGCCGTGTTACATGCCCAAGAATTCCCTGGCTTGCATACAGGTAAGCCTGCCTATTTTTTGGACAGATGCAAATTAAATAATAGTCAAGGCAAAAGGGAAAGTTGTGCATGATTGCTGGCTTGCATGTTCCTATAACACCTAGCACTACATATCTAATCTCGCGGTAGGCTAAATATAACTGTATCAGTAGTTATGGTCCTAATAGGGATTGCTAACAGTCGTCTTGCCAAACCAACTGAACAACAGAGAAAATCCgcactgtatgtttttttattttattattttatttacataaGCCTACTAAGCAGACCACGAGATAGCTATGATATTTGGGCTGTGCTAATGAATGCAGGATTGTTTTGGGGTTTCTGTCTAGGCTAGCATCGCGTAGCATAACGATAATACAGAACGGCAGAAGTTGGTTGGGGGAAAAGGCATTATATCATGTGCCAGCTAGCTAACGTGTCTTtcattaaatgttttttttatcattattattttgttctaGGTACCGCCATAGCCAGTGCATTTGACTGCATGTTTACACAATGGAGAATCTGGAAAGAAAATGTGCACGTCGTGCTTCGAGACAACGCACGAAATATGGTGAAGGCGATGGAGGAGTGTGGTGTTAAAAGCCTGGGCTGTATGGCTCATCTGGGGCAGTTAGCTGTACACGATGCAGTACTAAGCCAGCGAAGCGTTGTTGACTCTTTGGCTATAGCCAGAAAAATAGTCGGACATTTTAAAAGCTCCCCTCTTGGTACCTCTCGGCTGAGAGACAtccagagagagatgggaatgaAGATCAAAATGCTACAACAGGACGTCCCCAACGCTGGAATGGAATAGTACATTCATGATGATGACAACTCTCCTGGAACAGAAGCGCGCACTGGTTATGTACGAGGCTTACCACGGACTGCCTGTATCTCTCAACGCAAATCAGTGGAGTCTCATTGAGAAAATGACAACACTCCTGGCACCTTTTGAAGAGTTGACGAGAGAGATCAGCTCGCATACAGCTACAGCTGCTGACGTGATCCCGTCTGTTGTAGCACTCAAGCGTTTTCTGAACAAGACAGCTGAAACCGACAGTGGGGTCAAAACAACCAAGTCTGCACTGCTTGAAGCTGTGAACAAGAGATTCGAAACCAGTTTCTCTGAGCAATTATACTACTTGGCAACAATCCTGGACCCCAGATATAAAGATCGCTACTTTGACGCAGACCTCAAGCTAGTGGCAAAAAACAAGCTAGAGAAAGAAGTGGACAAGATGACCGCCTCAGCGACGACCAGCGCCAGAGCCACAGTTGGGCCTACACCAGTCGCAGAAGAAGCTGAGCCAGAAGAAGGTGAACCACAAGAAAAGAGGATGCGTACGCCAAGTGAAGGGCATTCGTTCCTGGACATGTTCGATGAAATTCTGGAGGAAAAGGAGCAGGATGAACAGGCAACAGGTCCAACGAGTGTGCAGGTAGGCTAGGTTTACTATACTATTTGAAGATGATCTTTTAATAGTCTTTTATTCAAATAAAGTATTTCACATTTCTTTGTGTCCAAGTAATTTCTAATCTAGTCTAATTTCATGAAAAACTGTGATCTATAGTTATTATTGAACTTGTAGACTTAAGAGTTTGGCCTCacaagaaaaaaagttaattgaATTAACAATTATTTTATTTCGTTTGGCGCCATGAATACAAATGTTGAATAATAATTTCCTGATGATTTGCCAGAGATGTATATTTATACACTTCTCAATTTTTCTTTTAGGTGCATGGTTACCTGAGTGAGCCCACTATCCCCAGAAATGTGAGCCCACTGCAGTACTGGCAAAGCAACATGACCCGCTTCCCTGCCCTCGCCCCAGTGGCACGCAAGTACCTCTCAGCTCCATGTACCAGTGTGGACAGCGAACGTCTCTTCTCCGCAGCTTCAAATGTTGTCAGTGAAAAGAGAAATAGGATCGgtacagagagagcagaaatgCTCCTGTTTGTTAAGCACAACATTCATCTGCTTCCAAAGCCCAGGAAGGTCAAGGGTTAGGCCTAGCCCTAACGTACTTGGCAGTTACAGTACTTAGTTACTATACTTACAATTCAAAAGACTGCAAAAGCCAGTGTTTGTTCATTCCAGTTGGTTCTGGCTCCGTTTTCTTTTGCTAAGTGGCTGTGGCCATTTTTAGGCCTACTAGTACTGTACCTTAAAGTTTTTCCAATGTTAAAAGAATACTGCATCagtcattttattttgttaagtGGCTTTGGCCATTTTTAGGCCTTCTACTGTACCTTAAATATTTTTCAATGTTGTTAACAGAATACAGTATCAGTCATTTTATTTTGCTAAGTGGCTTTGGCCATTTTTAGGCCTTCTACTGTACCTTAAATATTTTTCAATGTTAACAGAATACAGTGTCAGtcatttctgaaaataaaatgcaaaagtaaaaaaggaaaaaatgaTTTATTGATGATTAATTATATTGATTatcataaaaatgtgttttatatatatatcgaCATCGGtaaatatcggtatcggccataTCAGCAAAattaatatcggttatcggtatcggccacaatttTCACATCGGTGCATCACTAATAATCATTGTAATAAGTCATCTAAACAAACCTCTCCCAGCAGCAGGTCCGTTTAACTTGCTATAGTAAACACACCGTATTGTATGGGTATCATACTCTGTCCTCGCTACATAACAACATGAAGACCACCTGAACATATGGATGCATTGGAGCATGGACCTAAAGAAGAGCGAGCTCTTCTAAGAGAACGGTGAGTGCGTGATATAGAATTGTATAGAATCTACCGTTATCTTCAACCGTTAGCCTTCTAGCTGTTACGTTACCCCAGCCAGCCAGTCCAAGGTAATCtgctcaattatttatttattttttacacatatatatatatatatatatacataaaaccAATTTACTATCTTCACGCTAGCAATCTGATGTAAATGTAATCTTATCATTAGAAGCTATAGGCAAGCCAGCAATTAAATGTAGATGAGCTAGCACCTACCTTTAGCCTGCTAGCTGCTaacagttaacgttagctatttTACGTTAGGTAAACAATGGGCATTAGCTTCCGTAGGCATATCAGCTGTAACTGTAACGTTAAATGTTAGTTATTTGTTTGGCCGCATACTTACAGGGATACACACACTATGTCTGCAAACAACATTTATTCAGACAGAACACTTAAACGTCAGGCAAAGCGAAGGGCTTTCGATATCCTTAGTGAGGTTAACGTCAATGCTGAAGCTgaatcttcttcttcttcttttttatatGGCGGTTGGCAACCAGCTTTttggtgcattaccgccaccatCTGGACTGGAGTGTGGATCAAATGGTCATCCTACACTTTCCTAAATTCTTTTAAATAACCCAGTTaccttcaaaaaagaaaacaaaaaggaaaaacaaatttCACCTGATTCTCTTTGCAGTATATCATTCAAATTTAATGTCATCTGGATTTCACCAAGTTGTGAGATAAATCTTTGTCTGGCTTGATGGTACTCAGGACAAGACATAATTACATGCTCTATGGTCTCTTGACTATTACAATATTCACACATTCCATCAACATGCTTTTTCATGGTAACTAATGTTCTGTTTAATCCTGTATGTCCTAGCCTCATTCTGGACACCACATCTTCTTCTTGCTTGCTTCTGCATGTATTCCtgctcctccccacctttccttGAATACTATGCAGATGTCTTCCAGACTGTTCGTTATCCCATACAAATtgccatttttcatttattttagctTTGATTATACTTTTGACTTCAGCTTTGCTGTATTTAATATTCAACTCTATATCAGACTTCCCTGCTGCTTTCTTTGCACATTTATCTGCTAATTCATTACCTCCTACACCTATATGAGCTGGTACCCATATAAATGTAGTACTAATACCAGACTTAAGCAGATTGTTGGCTAATTGCATTACTTCATATATTATGTCCTGTCTAGACTCAGAGTGACAACGTTTAAGGCTTATTAAAGCTGAGCTAGAGTCTGACGCAATCACAGCTTGCTTAGGTCTATTGCTCTCTACCCACAATAAGGCCATCCATATTCCTATAATTTCTGCTGTGTATACAGCTAAATCATCATTGATTCTCTTTCCAGATTCAATGTTTAATTGAGGGATAACATAAGCAACTCCCATTTTCTTATCAGTCTGCTTAGATGCATCAGTAAATAAAATGACTGCTTCTTTATAATTGCTCGCAATGTAACTCTGGACCCTGTAATGATCCACTTCAacatccttcttttcctctAATAAGCCCAAGTCTACTGGAACCTCTGACATCAGCCAAGGAGGAACAACAGGATATGCCACTGTAGGGCTTATTTCAAGAGCACTGATTCCCATATGTattaccttttgttttattgtccAACCAAAACTTTTAATaaggtaactctctctctcttgacactGCCATAAGACTGATTGACTCATGTGTTTTTCACTATGACCCCTTAGATTTGTCCAATACACAAGAGACAGCTGGTCTCTTCTAAGATAGAGAggcatctctcccatctctaccTGGACTGCTGCCACTGGCGTGGTCTTAATTGCCCCACAGCATAGCTTCAAACCTTGGTTCTGAATTACATCTAGTTTCTTAAGTGATGTTTTAGCAGCAGACCCATACACTACACACCCATAGTCAAATACAGATCTCATCAGCCCTGTATAAATGGCTTTTAAAGCAGGTGTACTTGCTCCCCATTCAACTCCACGCAGACACCTCATCACATTCAACACTTTCTTGcatttctcaatatttttttgtatatgcATTGTCCAAGTTAATCGTTTGTCAAACCACATTCCTAAATATTTGAAGAATTCCACTCTTTCTAAATCTGCCCCAGATAATTTGATTTTAACatcttcatttattttcttcctaGAGAAGAATAAAGTCTTTGTTTTATCTATTGAGATCCTAAACCCCCATTGAAGGGCCCATTCTTGGACTCTGTTCACTGCCTGTTGCATCTTACCCACCACAAAATCtatatttcttccttttttttttttttctccatcatCTGCAAACAATGCCACCCCAACTGAATTTTGTATGTCTTTAAaaatatcatcaatcattattGAAAATAATAGTGGACTAACAATACTTCCTTGTGGGACACCATTTTCCACACTGTATTGCTCACTTAATtctccatttattttaatttgaattGTTCTATTAGACAAAAACCCTTTAATCCATTGGAACATCCGTCCCTTTATTCCCAATATTTTAACCTTTATCAGTATACCTTCTTTCCACAACATATCATATGCCTTCTCAATGTCAAAAAACACAGCCACTACATTTTCTTTGTTCACTTGAGCCTTCCTTATTGTATCTTCAAGGCATACAATGGGATCCATGGTGCCTCTACCTTTCCTGAATCCACTTTGATAATGACTCATTAATCCTTTCGTTTCAACCCAATATGTAAGCCTGTCATTAATCATCCTTTCCATAGTTTTTTCCCATCTGGGATGTTAATGCAATAGGTCTATAGTTAATTGCTATTTTAGGATCTTTCCCAGGTTTCCTAATAGGAATAATTATAGACTCCTTCCATGTTCTAGGAATACAGCCATCTATCCATACTTTATTATATAGACTTAACAAAACTTCCTTCCCCTTATCACTTAAGTTCTCCAACATGGAATAGCAGATTTTATCCATCCCTGGAGATGACTTACCTAATTTACTTAATGCCTTATTGAGTTCAGATTTCGTAAATAACACATCCAATACCCTTCTTAGCTATCCTCAATGTCAAACACATTGCGATATTTTTCAATTGTAACTTCTctacctctttttttcttcttgattTAAATTCCTGAGCTGTGCACCTTGGCTAATGTTTTAGCCATAACCTCTGCTTTTTCCTTATTATTGGTGATCGTTCTTTGCCCCTCAACCAACACTGGGTATCCATATTCCCTTCCATTCCCTTTCATTTTTTAATCATATTCCAAACTCTCTCCACTGGAGTAGTTCGACCAATAGAGTCACAGAACTTTTTCCAATGATCTTTTTTTAGCTTGTCTTATTGTTTTCCTAACTATTGCCTGAGATCTTTTATATTGAACTAAATTCTGAAAATTATGTGTTCTTTTTAACTCTTTAAACGCTCTATTTCTACCTTTAATTGCTTCCTTACATTCTGTAGACCACCATGGCACTATTTTAGTTAACGTCTTAGGCTTAGTTTTTGGGATTGATActcctgctgcaacaattattcCACTGCCAATTTCATTACACAATTTCTCAATATCCTGATTTTTATCAATAGATAGTAACAATTCATCACTTACTTCTCTATACTTACCCCAATCTGCTTTTCCTAaaatccatctctcttctcttatgtCATGTTCATTTCTTAATTCCACTCCTATCTGAATTCTAATAGGATAATGATCACTTCCTACTGTGCTTTCCCTAACTACCTCCCAGTCACATCTATCTGCAATGGTTTTTGTGACAATAGTTAGATCTATTGCTGACTCTGTACCCCTTGCCACATCTATTCTAGTCCCAGATCCATCATTCAAACATACTAACTCTTTCTCTTCCATAAATTCTTCGACTACATTTCCATTcccatcatccctctctccccataaTGTACTATGTGCATTAAAATCCCCACACCAGATAATTCTCCCTGTCAAATCCTTCCAAATATCCTCCAGTTGCCTTATCTCCACTTGTCTACATGGGTTATAAAAGTTTATAATTGTCACATTATCTTCATTTGTCCATACTTCTGTAGCAATGTATTCCAAGTCATTCCCCCTCTTTACCTCTCTATACTGAAGTCCCCTTTGTATAAAAATTACAACTCCTCCTCCTTTACCTATTTCCCTATCCCTTCTTATAGAGTCATACCCCTTTATTACAAAATCCAACCTAGGCACTAGCCAGGTTTCTTGTATACAAATAATATTAGGTTTCTCTTGTAAAttttcaacatatttttttgaatTCTTGGCTTTTTGTAATTAAACTCCTAGCATTCCACTGAAGTATAATTAAAACCATTATACAGGCCCACTCCATGACTGTGATTGTTGTGTTTCATCATTAAGAATATCTCTTACTCTTTCCCAAGGCATTCCCTTTGCATCCAGGTATTTTTCAGCTGACTTTAcaattattttaattctttcAGTTCTACTAGTGGTCTGTGCTGACCAATTGATTATCTCAGCCATGAAGAGCACAAAATCACCTTTACTCACAATCAACGTATCTTCTTTTTAGTTGATCACACTTTTACACATTCCTTTACAGCTTTAGTCCCATCCTTTATTGTTTCTACCGGGTACACCTACACCTCTTGGGACTTTCTTAGTTGCCTCTGCATAGGAAACCCCTTGGACTACTTTAATTAAGCTGTACCTCCTGCATTCTTTTGTTAGCCTCACAACCTCCATATGCTGCACTATGTTCTCCTCCACAGTtgcaacattttagttttgcCCCTTCTTCACACTTTCCATATTCATGTTCACCACTACATTTGCTACATCTTTGTTTGCCCTTGCATATCGCCGCTACATGCCCATAtctttgacatttaaaacaccgcagtggtggaggaatgtAAACCTTGACATCATAGCTCATGTAACCAATCAAGACTTTTCCTGGGAGTTTAGCTTCACAAAAGTTAACAGTACTGATAGACTGTCACATATAACTCCATTCCTTCTTGTTTTAAGTCGCTTTGCTTCCCTTACTTTAACATTTTGTATTCCTTCTTTCACTGAATCCACTGACTCACTTAGAGGAATCCCAGAGATCACACCCCTAACAAAGTTTTTGTCATATGCCATTGAACACTTCACTCGCTGTccatttagtttatttgtctTTATTGCTTTCTGTTGTTGTTCATCACTTTTACATATTACCAGTAAAGAACCATTCCTCAATTGTTTAGCGCTCCTTACCTCCCCAATGTCTTTATGCAGACTTTTGGTTAGTTGGATTGGACTCCACTCGTTAAAAGTAGTCCCCTCTTGTAACAATTTGATAAACACCTTGAACTCATTTTCCACCCTTTTCAccgttttttatttctttatcaatGTCACTATAATCTGATTCGTCTCTATCTTTAGTTTTCCGTTTCCTATTGATTACTTTCCACTCATCCAAACTCCCGCGTCCAACATCCATCTCCCCATCCTCACTTCCTGATCCGTCATTTCCTGACCTCTGACCATTCACAGTCCAGTTGTTGCCAACTGCCTGTAGCTCACGCTCTACAGACAAACGTCTACGCTCCTTTCCTCCAGTTGCCGCCATTCCATATCCACCGAGTCTCTGAAGCTGAATCTGACGCAGCCGACGATTTAAATATACCGGTATGCCTGGCAGAAAACGCCCCCTCTGATGATGTGTGGTCAGATGCTGCATCTGATTGGCCCATGTCCTATGAATCAGAGTCTGAAATTGAGTTTAATGTTGTTGACGATAACGTTATTGATGAATTTTGGTCATATGCTCTGACAGAAACTGACACAAGTGATGAAGAATCTGTTGAGTCTGCAGAGTGTCTTGGGGAGGAGCTCAGAGGTTGGGCAATAGACAGCCAAGTACCACAATGCCATCTAAATGGGCTCTTGGGCATCCTGAGAAAATATCATCCCTATCTCCCAAAGGATTCCCACACTCTTTTAGGCACTCCAACTAATTATGAGGTCCAGCAGATTGCTGGTGGCACCATGCATTATTTTGGAGTTGAGAAAGGCATTAGGCATATATTACACCAGATAGACCCTCTCCCAAAGGCCATTCATTTACAAGTAAATATTGATGGACTACCTTTGTTCAAAAGCAGCAATCAGCAGTTCTGGCCCATTCTAGGCTTGGTAGAGgaagacaaaacaaagcaaCCATTCGTCATTGCATTATATCTTGGGTCTAAAAAACCAGCGAATGTCAATCTGTTCCTGGAAACATTTGTGAATGAATATGGAAAGCTTAAATTAGAGGGTGTGGATGTTATTGGCAAATGTGTAGATATTCAAATTTCTAATTTTGTTTGTGATGCAAGTGCACAGGCTTTCGTGAAAAATATTAAAGCCCACAATGCATACCATGGCTGTGAAAAATGCACACAGGAGGGAACGTGGGCCGAAAATCGCATGACTTTTCCTGAAGTCGATTCACCTTTACGGACAGATGCGTCTTTTATTAATAAAGAAGATGAGTTTCACCATAAAGGGACCAGTGTGTTGACAGAGGTTGGAATTGGTATGGTCTCCCAATTTCCATTAGATTTTATGCACCTTGTTTGTCTTGGGGTTATGAGAAAGTTGATTGGGTTTTGGATGAGGGGACCGCTTCCTACTCGTTTAGGTGCTCATCAGATAGGCCTAATTTCTGCAGCTCTTGTGTCCTTTGCAATGACACTCCCCAGAGAGTTTGCACGGAAAGGGTGATCACTTGTTGAGGTAGATAGGTGGAAAGCGACAGAGTTCAGAACTTTTCTCCTGTACACTGGTCCAGTGGCACTGAAAGACCATCTGCCGAATGTTCTATACCACAATTTTATGCTTCTGCATGTAGCCATTAGAATTTTATGCTGCCCCTCACTGTGCCTCCAGTACTATGATTTTGCTGAAAAGTTGCTGATCACATTTGTTGAGCATTTTCAATCTGTTTATGGTAATTACGTTGTGTATAACATACACGGGCTGACACATCTTGCCAATGATGCAAGGCAGTTTGGTGCTCTGCATAATTTCTCAGCTTTCCCATTTGAGAACTTCCTCTACACAGTTAAAAAAATGATTAGGACCCCTACCCAGCCCCTTCAACAGATCATCAGGAGATTGTCAGAAAAAAGCAAGTGTCAGAGCGAAAAAAAAAGGGTTTTCAAGGATGGTTTTACCAGGAACATAAGAATGGGCCTCTTCCATACAATGTGACGCAATTTACACAATATAAGCAATATATTAATGGTGGAACTTTGATTAATTTATCAGAGGGAGACAACTACATTCTGTTCAATGGAGACATTCAtatagttaaaaatattttaaaagacaAGGAAGCATCACATTTAGTCTGTCTTAAATTCCAAAACAAATCATCTTTTTTTACCTACCCCATTGATTCATCAAGTCTTAATATATCCTTTGTGAAACAACCGGGCAGTCATTGACTATTGTCCCTCTTCAGACTGTTACAAAAGTCATTCTTTTACAATATAAGGATGGGTTTGTGGCATATCCTTTACTGCATACTGCTTAATTGAGCTTCAATTAGTGTATATAGTTTGTAACACTagctatgtttgtttgtttgtttgtttgttttatactgTAGATGTATTCAATTGTTGTTTTCCgcggaaaaaaaaatgagacagAGGTTATACCAAGTGACTGGCTGAgcatcgattaaaaaaatttcCTTTTGGCCCCCATATAATACTACTAAATGTAGAAAAGCGGTTGAAAAAATGAAACCCCTGATGAAGAATGGGAAGAATATATAACTGAATGGGTGGCTGAGTATGGTAAGTTATTGAGGAAGTTCCACAATGTTAAGAAATATAGAGAAATAACTATTCAAATCTATTGCTCAAAATTAAACATGCTCCTTGTGAGTTATGCCTATAAGCAGTTATTTTCAAATGTTCAGATAATAGGCTTAACAATGTTGTTTGTTTCTATATTTAGATTCCTATGAAAAAGCCCGAAGGAAGCTCGTGAAGTTCTGCAAAGGCAATGGTTTGGAGTCGACAGGCGAGGACAGTGTCTTGAAAAAGAGTGCATGTttcctctgttctctgttcttctTTTATAGCCTGACTGTGCTTATTTGCTACTAGTGTTCACTGCACCTTTAAAAATTTGATTACACTTAATGTGTCCAACAGACCATCATCGAAATATGTTGGATTTAGGTCTACATCAGCCCCTCCATCTGCAGCCTCAGGAAGACCTCCAGTTCAGGCCTCAACAAGTAGGCTCCACACAGGTAAACAGCACAgatgaaaacatgacatgtaAAGAAAACATACAGTGGTCAAGACTTTGGAATATCATGTATTGATTCTGTTTCTCACTGTTCTTCTCACTGTTTCTCATATGCAGAGACAATGGAAAGACCAAAAAAGAAATTCTGCAATAATGGAGCCAAAAGCCAGACCTTGCCAGCCATACCACCATTTCCATTTCCACCATCAACACCAGAGACAGTCCCAGATCTAAGACAAGATGGTACATAGAACTATtccaaatattttataatagttTACTTGGAGCTTTTATTAATTACCTTTTAGTCTATAAAAGGATTAGAAACTCTTCAACAACTTCTTAACAATTAGCCTTAATATccaatgtgctttgatttacAACCACAAtttagataataaaaaaaaagaacttggGACATCATGTAAAAtgctaaataaaaacagaatgtaataattttCAAATTGAGTATGCAAAACAGTAGACACATGTTATATAAAGTTATATACTTTGTCTGTTTCAGAAAGAGAACTCCGACTCTTTCAGATGCTAGAGGAGATAAAAGGCCAAGTCAGACAAAATTATCTTCTGCTTCAGGCAATtttgagaagagagagtgtcACTGAAGTCAGCAGTTTTCCAGATTTTTGAGTTTCCGTTACAAAATAttaatgatataaaaaaatggAGGACCGGCTTTTCTGACAAGGAAACACGGCTCTCTGGTAAGTTCtgtttatgttgtgtatgtAAACCTATACTCTAGTTATTAGTAGTTCTCATAATCAATAAATACCATAAATAAGCCATTGaataaatacatgaataaataggaatacatacataaatacaataaatagtTTTAAATAGTGTTGTTAAAAAGGATTGTATGCGTTGAGTGGTTCATCCGTTTCTTGGATACCGATAGTTTGATCTTCCTCCTTCGCTCTCATTTCAATTCTTTCAGTAAACTCAACTGTCTGAGTTATCCTAAATACTTCTTGAAATCACCTCTTGAACTCAACTCTACTACAGAATCACTAATGCCTTGTCCTAGTAGTGAAGCTTTGGAGGCACCAATTGTGAGCTTTCTTGCAATGCCACTTTTCTTCTGTTATGGGACTGTATGGTAGCCCATAGCACTGTGTAGTGCTTGTAGTTATGTTCCACCTTTTGACAAGCTTAATCATGTATGCACAACCATTTCATTTTAGAGGGAAAACATCTCATGAGTTTGGGAGGGACAACAACAAAAGATATAATCTACAGGATCATGCGTGAAACAATCAGCAATGATTTAGAGAAAAAGTTTAACTGGATGGGCAGGGGGCAGAAAAGTCCTTTTTCTG
Protein-coding sequences here:
- the LOC125299879 gene encoding uncharacterized protein LOC125299879, with amino-acid sequence MSANNIYSDRTLKRQAKRRAFDILSEVNVNAEAESDAADDLNIPVCLAENAPSDDVWSDAASDWPMSYESESEIEFNVVDDNVIDEFWSYALTETDTSDEESVESAECLGEELRGWAIDSQVPQCHLNGLLGILRKYHPYLPKDSHTLLGTPTNYEVQQIAGGTMHYFGVEKGIRHILHQIDPLPKAIHLQVNIDGLPLFKSSNQQFWPILGLVEEDKTKQPFVIALYLGSKKPANVNLFLETFVNEYGKLKLEGVDVIGKCVDIQISNFVCDASAQAFVKNIKAHNAYHGCEKCTQEGTWAENRMTFPEVDSPLRTDASFINKEDEFHHKGTSVLTEVGIGMVSQFPLDFMHLVCLGVMRKLIGFWMRGPLPTRLGAHQIGLISAALVSFAMTLPREFARKG